The stretch of DNA TCTTCTTCGGGGCGGTCGAGGTTGGGTCGGATGGTGCTCAGGGGTACGGCGAACTGCCCGGCGCTAGCCTTGCTGAGCAGCTGTTTGAAATCATGGCTGGCCAGCACCAACAACAAACCGGGCTGCCCGGATTCGACCAGCAGCTCGGGCTGTTGCAACAGCCGCTCCTCGTACAGGCAGGGCGAGCTGGTCAATGGCGGCAGGCCGGGCAGTATCTTCAGCTCATGCTTGGACAGCATGCGCGTGAGCCGCTCGGGTTTGACCGCCACCAGCTGGCGCCCGGTCAGTTCGACCAGACGTGGCAAGTCGAGCAGATGATCACGCGGATACAGCACCAGCAGCGCGCCGATGGCATCGTCGACCAGAATGGCCTGCACCCGTCGGGCCGGATCGAGGTCCGATCGATCCTCGCAGGTGCGGTACGGCAGTGCCAGCTTGTCCAGCAGCTGCACGATCATGGGTGGGAGCGTGATGTTGTTTTTAGTTTCAGCAGCCGAATTCATGGAAAGCCCGTCTTTATTCCCGATCGGCGCAGTATAGCCTTAGCGTTAGTGCGGTTTGAGTTTACCGACGAGCGTCAAACCTGCCCGTACTGCTGCCCGTGGCGCAGCCAGCGTTCCAGCAGCGGACTGACATGCTGCGGCCAGCGTGTCAGCAACGCCTGCGCTGCGTCGCGCACGGCCGGCAGCAGATCGGCGTCGCGCATCAGATCGGCGACCTTGAACTGCAGCAAGCCGGTCTGACGGGTGCCGAGCATTTCCCCCGGGCCGCGCAGTTCCAGGTCCTTTTCCGCGATGATGAAGCCGTCGCAAGTCTCGCGCATGATCGCCAGTCGCTCACGGCCGATCTGCGAAAGCGGCGGGTGATAGAGCAGCACGCAGTGACTGGCCGCGCTGCCGCGCCCGACTCGACCGCGCAGCTGGTGCAGCTGGGCGAGACCCAGGCGCTCGGGGTTTTCGATGATCATCAGGCTGGCATTGGGAACATCGACGCCGACTTCGATGACGGTGGTGGCGACCAGCAGCTGCAGGCGACCTTCCTTGAAGTCGGCCATTACCGCCGCTTTCTCCGCTGGTTTCATGCGTCCATGGATCAGCCCGACATTGAGCCCGCCGAGCGCGGCGGAGAGGTCTTCGAACGTGGTTTCGGCCGCCTGGCAGGTCAACTCTTCAGATTCTTCGATCAGCGTGCAGACCCAATAGGCCTGGCGCCCTTCGTTGCAGGCCGAACGCACACGCTCGATGACTTCCAGGCGGCGGCTGTCGGCCACCAACACGGTGTTGACCGGAGTACGGCCAGGCGGCAGTTCATCGAGAATTGAGGTGTCCAGATCGGCGTAGGCGCTCATGGCGAGCGTTCGCGGGATGGGTGTGGCGGTCATGATCAGCTGATGCGGGCAGAGTCGCCCTTCGACGCCCTTGCGCCGCAGCGCCAGCCGCTGTTGCACGCCGAACCGGTGCTGTTCGTCGATGATCACCAGGGCGAGCCTGCTGAACCGCACTTCATCCTGGAACAGCGCGTGGGTGCCGACCACCATCGGGCAGCCGGCGGCAATGCGTTCCAGCGATGCGGCTCGCGCTTTGCCCTTGAGCTTGCCGGCCAGCCAGGCGACCTCGATGCCCAGCGGTTCGAGCCATTTGCAGAAGGTGATGAAGTGCTGCTCGGCGAGTATCTCGGTCGGTGCCATTAAGGCCACCTGATAGCTGGCTTCCAGCGCCTGCAGCGCGGCAAGCGCCGCGACCACGGTCTTGCCGGCGCCAACGTCGCCCTGCACCAGGCGCAGCATCGGCTCGTCCTGGGCGAGGTCGTAGGCGATCTCCGCACCGACTCGTTGCTGAGCGCCAGTGGGCTGGAAGCCGAGATTCTGCAGGTAGCGCGATGGCAGCTCCCGCGCCGCAGGCAGGGGCGGTGCGTGTTGGGCGCGGCTGCTCTCGCGCAGGCGCTGCATGGAAAGCTGGTGAGTCAGCAGTTCTTCAAACGCCAGACGGTGCTGCGCCCAGTGGCGGCCTTCGGCGAGTTCTTCCAGATCGGCATCTGGCGGCGGCCGGTGCAGGTAGCGAATTGCTTCGTCCAGCTTGGCCAATCGGTAGTCGCGGGTCAGCTCATCAGGCAGCCAGTCGGGCAGGCTGTGCGGGCCAAGCCGCGCCAGCGCTTGCTGGGTCAGCTGGCGCAGGCGTTGCTGCGTCAGGCCTTCGGTGGTCGGGTAGATCGGTGTCAGGGTCTGCTCGACGGGCGCCGGCTCGTTGTCGGTCAGCGCGCGATATTCGGGGTGGTAAATCTCCAGGCCTGAGGCGCCTGGGCGAGCTTCGCCGTAGCAGCGCACCTGGGTGCCGCGCTTGAGGGCTTCTTTCTGCGCCTGGCTGAAATGGTAAAAGCGCAGGCTTAGGCTACCGCTGCCGTCATGCAGGCGCACCAGCAGACTGCGGCGTCGGCCCATCACCACGTCGGCGCCCGTAACGGTGCCTTCGATTACCGCATCCTGGCCCGGTCGCAGGGCGCCGATCGGTACGATGCGGGTGCGGTCCTGATAGCGCAGGGGCAAGTGAAACAGCAGGTCTTGCAGGGATTCCAGCCCGACCTTGGCGAGCTTTTCGGCTAGCGCCGCACCGACGCCCTTTATCGCGGTCACCGGGACCGCCGACAGCTCGCTCATGGCGTCAGGCTTTGTCGGCCGGGGGTTTCGCCACCGAGCACAGGCGGATGGAGTCGGCCAGCACTTCGATGGCTCTCGGACGCGGGAAACTGGCGCGCCAGGCAATCGCCACGGTGCGGAACGGCACGGGCGGCGTCAGAGGGCGGATGTCGAGCACGCCGGCGGAGTAGTGATGGCTGTCCACCGCGGAGAGCGGCAGGATGGATACGCCCAGCCCCGACGCAACCATGTGGCGGATGGTTTCCAGCGACGAAGATTCCACGGTGGTGTGGCTCGGCGCCTCACCCTTGCGGGTGGTCGGGCAGGCTTCGAGGACCTGATCGCGAAAGCAATGACCTTCACCCAACAGCAGCAGGCTCTTGTCGTTGAGCATCTCGCTGTCGATGGTTTCCTTCTTCGTCCATGGATGCCCGGCGGGCATGAGCACGTAGAAGGGCTCGTCATACAGCGGCAACGTGAGCACATCGGCTTCCTGGAACGGCAGCGCGATGATGATGGCGTCCAGCTCGCCAGTGCGCAGCTTGTCGCGCAGGATGTGGGTGAAGTTCTCTTCGATGTACAGCGGCATGTCCGGCGCCACGCGGTGCAGCTGCGGAATCAGATGGGGGAACATGTAGGGGCCGACGGTGTAGATGGCGCCAACCTTGAGCGGCGCGGCCAGCTGATTCTTGCCGGCCTGGGCCAGCTCACGGATGCTCTGCGCCTGCTCCAGCACTTTCTGCGCCTGGGTAACGATGCCTTCACCGACCGGCGTCAGCCGCACCGCGCTTTTGGTCCGCTCGAAGATCAGCACGCCGAGCTCGTCCTCCAGCTTCTTCACGCCCACCGACAGCGTGGGCTGGCTGACATGGCAGCGTTCGGCGGCACGGCCGAAATGTGATTCCTGGGCGAGCGTGACGATGTAGCGCAGTTCGGTCAGTGTCATAGCGGTTTTCCATCAGAGTGCTGGTTAGCATAGCCTTTGCTCGTGTTCGAACCAACTGGCCAGTAGCCGTTCCTTATAAGGTGACAAGCGGAAACGTTGCAGGCAGCAGTACACTCACTAAGGCGGGCCGAATGGGTGGCCTGCATCGGTTATGGAGCAACCGTCATGGCAATTCGTCCTTCTTTAATGATCGCCGGCTGCGGCGATGTCGGTA from Pseudomonas sp. DNDY-54 encodes:
- a CDS encoding hydrogen peroxide-inducible genes activator, which translates into the protein MTLTELRYIVTLAQESHFGRAAERCHVSQPTLSVGVKKLEDELGVLIFERTKSAVRLTPVGEGIVTQAQKVLEQAQSIRELAQAGKNQLAAPLKVGAIYTVGPYMFPHLIPQLHRVAPDMPLYIEENFTHILRDKLRTGELDAIIIALPFQEADVLTLPLYDEPFYVLMPAGHPWTKKETIDSEMLNDKSLLLLGEGHCFRDQVLEACPTTRKGEAPSHTTVESSSLETIRHMVASGLGVSILPLSAVDSHHYSAGVLDIRPLTPPVPFRTVAIAWRASFPRPRAIEVLADSIRLCSVAKPPADKA
- the recG gene encoding ATP-dependent DNA helicase RecG — encoded protein: MSELSAVPVTAIKGVGAALAEKLAKVGLESLQDLLFHLPLRYQDRTRIVPIGALRPGQDAVIEGTVTGADVVMGRRRSLLVRLHDGSGSLSLRFYHFSQAQKEALKRGTQVRCYGEARPGASGLEIYHPEYRALTDNEPAPVEQTLTPIYPTTEGLTQQRLRQLTQQALARLGPHSLPDWLPDELTRDYRLAKLDEAIRYLHRPPPDADLEELAEGRHWAQHRLAFEELLTHQLSMQRLRESSRAQHAPPLPAARELPSRYLQNLGFQPTGAQQRVGAEIAYDLAQDEPMLRLVQGDVGAGKTVVAALAALQALEASYQVALMAPTEILAEQHFITFCKWLEPLGIEVAWLAGKLKGKARAASLERIAAGCPMVVGTHALFQDEVRFSRLALVIIDEQHRFGVQQRLALRRKGVEGRLCPHQLIMTATPIPRTLAMSAYADLDTSILDELPPGRTPVNTVLVADSRRLEVIERVRSACNEGRQAYWVCTLIEESEELTCQAAETTFEDLSAALGGLNVGLIHGRMKPAEKAAVMADFKEGRLQLLVATTVIEVGVDVPNASLMIIENPERLGLAQLHQLRGRVGRGSAASHCVLLYHPPLSQIGRERLAIMRETCDGFIIAEKDLELRGPGEMLGTRQTGLLQFKVADLMRDADLLPAVRDAAQALLTRWPQHVSPLLERWLRHGQQYGQV